The Anolis sagrei isolate rAnoSag1 chromosome Y, rAnoSag1.mat, whole genome shotgun sequence genome contains a region encoding:
- the LOC137095156 gene encoding zinc finger protein 574-like produces MAESPEETLLYVEHHYVCSECNQQFGSLEEAVVHQETHLCSPEQQPQQHHQPQQYEVVGLAEAGLVAGGEGAVFQTLAVQESQYQCLECGQILLSPAQLLEHQEMHFKMAAQESEPLAKALVSSSQIHYECTECKALFASQDVWLAHRQSHRKPLEPPPPAHPPQSRALVSLEHSYRKPEEGAALGGTVQLLIYECGDCLQLFQSTAEFVEHQATHHVIQAPPGPQVREALASLPTVAEAKQTPTSATAGHNGVVAAAPSSVTASDHSYELKNTSGEQPLPPPPRKATKPASKALLCVECNQLCPSAHKLQLHMRSHQQGAFKCPLCAKVLPSPGALEKHREEHSGESRFLCVDCGLGFGTEAVLLAHRRTHSSNPLYRCTCGKTFINMTKFLYHRRSHSSGEAPDTPSSPPEDQPLEEEEEEEEEEEHGEGEATPMEVPEQQQEEDEVVPVALICSVRDVALSVRSGGAQGPGEFPCQMCDKTFPKQNQLSRHQRFAHKMERRHKCPTCGKMFKKKSHMRNHLLTHTGERPFHCKECSKSFNSPANLQRHRLTHTGERPYRCEICQKCFTQSSTLQQHLLVHNRLYPYKCQECGSVFHRPYRLLMHRYHHTGEYPYKCQTCGRSFLLRRLLEVHQLSHTGQQPHRCTSGCGAAFVSAEQLREHKCGKMSRHFECSVCSKKVGSTAQLRAHERLHGDLGVPPGAVPPGQEGPPEPPTPPPPPPRPRRAPSKAYECGDCKKLFSTETSLQVHRRIHTGERPYPCLDCGKAFRQSTHLKDHQRLHTGEKPFKCGECGKAFTIAVRLAEHKRIHTGERPYNCDDCGKAYRSFSNLWKHRKLHQQQRLQHEKEVMDEAIAAAAAAAAAAATSTTTTATPPSGPGEQVYGNTVTIMETIPVLETIEIYPTDGGVHFENIQVENVQIGGV; encoded by the coding sequence ATGGCGGAGTCCCCCGAGGAGACGCTCCTGTACGTGGAGCACCACTATGTCTGTTCAGAGTGCAACCAGCAGTTTGGCAGCCTGGAGGAAGCTGTGGTGCACCAGGAGACCCACCTCTGCTCCCCGGAGCAGCAGCCGCAGCAGCACCACCAGCCGCAGCAGTACGAGGTGGTGGGCCTGGCGGAGGCCGGGCTGGTGGCAGGAGGCGAGGGCGCCGTGTTCCAGACCCTGGCCGTCCAGGAGAGCCAGTACCAGTGCCTGGAGTGCGGGCAGATCCTGCTCTCCCCGGCCCAGCTGCTGGAGCACCAGGAGATGCACTTCAAGATGGCGGCCCAGGAGTCGGAGCCCCTGGCCAAGGCGCTGGTGAGCTCCAGCCAGATCCACTACGAGTGCACCGAGTGcaaggccctcttcgccagccaGGACGTCTGGCTCGCCCACCGCCAGAGCCACCGCAAGCCCCTCGAGCCGCCACCCCCAGCCCACCCACCCCAGAGCCGGGCCCTCGTCAGTTTGGAGCACTCCTACCGGAAGCCCGAGGAGGGGGCCGCCCTGGGGGGCACCGTGCAGCTCCTCATCTACGAGTGCGGCGACTGCCTCCAGCTCTTCCAGTCCACCGCGGAGTTCGTGGAGCACCAAGCCACCCACCACGTCATCCAGGCACCCCCGGGGCCCCAGGTCAGAGAGGCCCTGGCTTCCTTGCCAACAGTGGCGGAGGCGAAGCAGACCCCGACCTCGGCGACAGCGGGGCACAACGGGGTAGTGGCTGCGGCCCCCTCCAGCGTCACAGCCTCAGACCACAGCTACGAGCTCAAGAACACCTCTGGGGAGCAGCCACTGCCCCCGCCGCCCCGTAAAGCCACGAAGCCGGCCTCCAAAGCGCTCCTGTGCGTGGAGTGCAACCAGCTCTGCCCCTCGGCCCACAAGCTCCAGCTGCACATGCGCAGCCACCAACAGGGTGCCTTCAAGTGCCCACTTTGCGCCAAGGTCCTGCCTTCGCCGGGCGCCCTGGAGAAGCACCGCGAGGAGCACAGCGGGGAGTCGCGCTTCCTGTGTGTGGACTGCGGCCTGGGCTTCGGCACGGAGGCTGTGCTCCTCGCCCACCGGCGCACCCACTCTTCCAACCCGCTGTACCGCTGCACCTGCGGGAAGACCTTCATCAACATGACCAAGTTCCTCTACCACCGGCGCTCCCACAGCTCTGGCGAGGCCCCCGACACACCCAGCTCTCCCCCTGAGGACCAGccgttggaggaggaggaggaggaggaagaagaggaagagcacGGGGAAGGGGAGGCGACTCCGATGGAGGTcccggagcagcagcaggaggaggacgaGGTGGTCCCGGTGGCCCTCATCTGCTCGGTGAGGGACGTGGCCCTCTCTGTGAGGAGCGGCGGGGCCCAGGGGCCGGGGGAGTTCCCCTGCCAGATGTGCGACAAGACCTTCCCCAAGCAGAACCAGCTCTCGCGCCACCAGCGCTTTGCCCACAAGATGGAGCGGCGCCACAAGTGCCCGACCTGCGGGAAGATGTTCAAGAAGAAGTCGCACATGCGCAACCACCTGCTGACCCACACCGGGGAGCGGCCCTTCCATTGCAAGGAATGCAGCAAGAGCTTCAACTCCCCGGCCAACCTGCAGCGCCACCGGCTGACGCACACGGGCGAGCGGCCCTACCGCTGCGAGATCTGCCAGAAGTGCTTCACCCAGAGCTCCACCCTCCAGCAGCACCTCCTGGTGCACAACCGCCTCTACCCTTACAAGTGCCAGGAGTGCGGCAGCGTCTTCCACCGGCCCTACCGCCTACTCATGCACCGCTACCACCACACGGGCGAGTACCCCTACAAGTGCCAGACCTGCGGCCGCTCCTTCCTGCTCCGCCGCCTGCTGGAGGTCCACCAGCTCAGCCACACCGGTCAGCAGCCTCACCGCTGCACCTCTGGCTGCGGGGCTGCCTTCGTCTCCGCCGAGCAGCTGCGGGAGCACAAGTGCGGCAAGATGAGCCGCCACTTTGAGTGCTCCGTCTGCAGCAAGAAAGTGGGCTCCACCGCACAGCTGCGGGCCCATGAGCGCCTCCACGGTGATCTTGGCGTACCCCCCGGAGCGGTCCCGCCAGGGCAGGAGGGGCCCCCAGAGCCGCCCACCCCACCGCCCCCTCCTCCGCGGCCCCGCCGGGCCCCCTCCAAGGCGTACGAGTGTGGCGACTGCAAGAAGCTCTTCAGCACGGAGACCTCACTGCAGGTGCACCGCCGCATCCACACCGGGGAGCGCCCCTACCCCTGCCTGGACTGCGGCAAAGCCTTCCGGCAGTCCACCCACCTCAAGGACCACCAGCGCCTGcacaccggggagaagccctTCAAGTGCGGGGAGTGCGGCAAGGCGTTCACCATCGCCGTGCGCCTGGCCGAGCACAAGCGCATCCACACCGGCGAGCGGCCCTACAACTGCGACGACTGCGGTAAGGCCTACCGCTCCTTCTCCAACCTCTGGAAGCACCGCAAGCTGCACCAGCAGCAGCGCCTGCAGCACGAGAAGGAGGTCATGGACGAGGCCATCGcggcagcagcggcggcggcagCTGCAGCGGCCACATCCACCACCACGACCGCCACTCCCCCCTCGGGACCGGGCGAGCAGGTGTACGGCAACACCGTGACCATCATGGAGACCATCCCCGTGCTGGAGACCATCGAGATCTACCCGACCGACGGGGGCGTCCACTTCGAGAACATCCAGGTGGAGAACGTCCAGATTGGGGGCGTTTGA